In Hahella sp. HNIBRBA332, the genomic window GGCTCACGCGTTTCTTTTCTCCTTCGGAACAGAGCGCGCGAATTTAAGCAGATAGAAAGGTGTCTGAGTGCTTAAAAATAAACTGATACACAGTGTCTTTATTGTTTTTTTGCTCTGCCGAGTGATTGATGCTGTGGCGCAGGAAGAAATAATGGTCGCTATCGGCGAGTGGGCTCCTTTCATGAGCGAGTCCTATCCTGATTACGGTGTTGTTCCTCATATTATTTCGGAGATCTATCAAAAAGCAGGAGTTAGGGTGGTTTATGGCTTTTTCCCTTGGAAACGCTCCTACATTTTGGTGCAAAGAGGAGAATGGCATGCCTCGGCAATTTGGGGAAAGACGCCGGAAAGAGAAGCAGACTGCTATTTCTCTGATGCGGTCTATACAGGAGAAATTGTTCTCTTTTATCTGAAAAATAAACCCGTTGTCTGGACTGGTGCAAAAGAAGATCTTCAAGGTCTCACTATTGGCCTCCCCCTTGGGAGCGCCAAGGCCAAACCACTGGAGGAAGCTGAAAGAGAAGGTTTGGTCAGTTACGATGTGGGAGTTGATCATATCCTCGTCTTCAGAAAACTACTCGCTGGACGTTTTGACGCCTTGGATGAGAATAAGGCAGTAGGGTTGTTCAATTTGCAGACGCAATTCACCCCTCAGGAAAGGGAAAAAATAGGCTATACAACTCCCGTGGAAAGCTGGCCTTATCATATGATTTTCTCCCGCAAATCCCACATCAGTCCCCGCCTTGTGGAGATTTTCAACGCTGGCCTGAGTGAGCTGGAGCAGAGCGGACGACTTGATGAAATATGGGAAGCCTTTTATCGCGGAGAATTTACCGCTCCTTAAGTTTCCCGTTGTGGCTTTAAAGTATTAAAAAGCTTCGGTGTTGGAGCGTTTCAATATTGGTGATGGTAAAGAGACTGCGCGTCCCGAGTAAATCACATTGAAATCGGACATATTTTCTTCATAAAGCTACAAAAAATCTCCTTACTATTTCGCCTTCTGAATTGCTCTTGGCGTGTTCTTTTATCCCTTGTTTTGAGCGGAGTTATCCACTGTCAATAACTTCGACGCACTGTGGATAACTTTATGGGCTCTGTGTCAACCTGTTTGCGGTTGATTTTTTTTGTATATATAAAACAATGGGTTATAAGTTGATAATTTTAGTCAGGCAATGCT contains:
- a CDS encoding ABC transporter substrate-binding protein, whose translation is MLKNKLIHSVFIVFLLCRVIDAVAQEEIMVAIGEWAPFMSESYPDYGVVPHIISEIYQKAGVRVVYGFFPWKRSYILVQRGEWHASAIWGKTPEREADCYFSDAVYTGEIVLFYLKNKPVVWTGAKEDLQGLTIGLPLGSAKAKPLEEAEREGLVSYDVGVDHILVFRKLLAGRFDALDENKAVGLFNLQTQFTPQEREKIGYTTPVESWPYHMIFSRKSHISPRLVEIFNAGLSELEQSGRLDEIWEAFYRGEFTAP